The Pseudoalteromonas aliena SW19 genome includes a region encoding these proteins:
- a CDS encoding class I SAM-dependent methyltransferase, producing the protein MYLNPNWRILTVGDGDLSFSSAIHNHLKPYLLVASTYDDATTIEQKYPDNALNNLKAHNVEVLNGFDVTNTACWQSLDGYLNSFDVVIFQFPLIPAFVGREAFENNTRQTSMNVLNRALLHQFIKYANEYALDKNGPMLCYITSKDVKPYREWNIEGSLNNGLSAEYLGQMPFDISRFEGYKIRNVDRDKHVKDTSGITYVFSPKTMNTHTNELSAQLKKPAYLTPNHCPLCRVGPYMANEDETKHINAKKHQQMLHLESDWQQWLNDFYN; encoded by the coding sequence ATGTATTTAAATCCTAATTGGCGAATACTCACCGTTGGCGATGGAGATTTATCGTTTTCAAGCGCTATACACAATCATCTAAAGCCATATTTATTAGTCGCCTCTACCTACGATGATGCAACCACTATTGAACAAAAGTATCCCGATAATGCGCTCAATAATTTAAAAGCGCATAACGTTGAAGTGCTTAATGGTTTTGATGTCACAAATACAGCGTGCTGGCAAAGCTTAGACGGTTATTTAAATAGCTTTGATGTAGTCATTTTTCAGTTTCCACTCATACCTGCGTTTGTTGGCCGTGAAGCGTTTGAAAACAACACGCGCCAAACCAGCATGAATGTACTTAACCGCGCTTTACTGCATCAATTTATTAAATACGCTAATGAATACGCGCTTGATAAAAATGGTCCTATGCTGTGCTACATTACCTCTAAAGATGTAAAACCCTATCGCGAATGGAATATAGAAGGCAGTTTAAATAACGGTTTAAGCGCTGAATATTTAGGCCAAATGCCTTTTGATATTAGTCGCTTTGAAGGCTATAAAATTCGGAACGTTGACCGCGATAAACACGTAAAAGATACCAGCGGTATAACGTACGTATTTAGCCCAAAAACGATGAATACTCACACCAATGAATTAAGTGCACAGCTTAAAAAACCAGCGTACTTAACACCAAATCATTGCCCGCTTTGTCGCGTTGGCCCCTATATGGCAAATGAAGATGAAACTAAGCACATAAATGCTAAAAAGCATCAGCAAATGCTGCACCTTGAAAGCGATTGGCAACAATGGCTAAACGATTTTTATAATTAA
- a CDS encoding DUF3429 domain-containing protein — protein MEKFINHIQLGYLGLIPFLGCVGWPLVFGSNSINLEFFTFYSIAILAFMAGNLWRAGEQRYSDAVKAVLPVIPVPFLAFLPVEWALGWLAASFWLVLLFEKATAQWQTYHKDYQKMRVVLTSVVFVCHILIIGMSIYPK, from the coding sequence ATGGAAAAATTTATCAACCACATTCAATTAGGTTACTTAGGCTTAATCCCATTTTTAGGCTGTGTAGGTTGGCCTCTTGTGTTTGGTAGTAATAGTATTAATTTAGAGTTTTTTACTTTTTACAGCATTGCAATATTAGCATTTATGGCTGGTAACTTATGGCGTGCAGGTGAGCAACGCTACAGCGATGCAGTAAAAGCTGTACTACCTGTTATACCAGTACCATTTTTAGCATTTTTACCTGTTGAGTGGGCGCTTGGTTGGTTAGCTGCAAGTTTTTGGCTAGTACTACTTTTTGAAAAAGCGACTGCACAATGGCAAACCTACCATAAAGATTATCAAAAAATGCGTGTAGTACTCACCTCTGTTGTGTTTGTTTGTCATATCCTTATTATCGGTATGAGTATTTATCCTAAGTAA
- the ahpC gene encoding alkyl hydroperoxide reductase subunit C: MSTSLINTKLQPFNATAYHNGDFVELSEKDVLGKWSIFFFYPADFTFVCPTELGDVADHYAQLQEMGVEVYSVSTDTHFTHKAWHDTSDTIGKITYPMIGDPTGRITRSFGVMIEEEGLALRGTFVMNPEGEIKIIETHDLGIGRSAKELVRKVQAAQYIATHDGEVCPASWQPGEDTLAPSLDLVGKI, from the coding sequence ATGAGCACTTCATTAATCAATACAAAATTACAACCATTCAATGCAACCGCTTACCACAACGGTGACTTTGTAGAATTGTCTGAAAAAGATGTTTTAGGTAAATGGTCAATCTTCTTCTTTTACCCAGCCGATTTTACATTTGTATGTCCTACTGAACTTGGCGATGTGGCAGATCATTACGCACAACTTCAAGAAATGGGCGTAGAGGTTTACTCAGTATCTACTGACACTCATTTTACTCATAAAGCATGGCACGATACGTCAGACACAATTGGTAAAATCACTTACCCAATGATTGGCGATCCAACAGGACGTATTACACGCAGCTTTGGCGTAATGATTGAAGAAGAAGGCTTAGCACTTCGCGGTACATTTGTAATGAACCCAGAAGGCGAAATTAAAATTATCGAAACTCACGATTTAGGTATTGGCCGTAGCGCTAAAGAACTTGTTCGTAAAGTACAAGCTGCACAATACATTGCAACTCACGACGGTGAAGTTTGCCCTGCATCTTGGCAGCCAGGTGAAGACACACTTGCACCTTCACTAGACCTAGTTGGTAAAATCTAA
- the ahpF gene encoding alkyl hydroperoxide reductase subunit F gives MLDNNIKNQLKSHFESLTQPVELLIALDDSKKSAEVESLANDLASLSDKFTVTNNPDTSARRPSMVVHSPIKNTHITFAGVPMGHEFTSLVLALLHTGGHASKAKSEDIEQIQSLTQELNFEVYISLSCQTCPQVVQALNTMAATNSNIKATMIDGALFQGEVEERNILAVPAVYLNGEPFSQGALSLTDILNKVDSKGAQRQAESLSKKDKFDVLVIGGGPAGASAAIYSARKGLNTGIVADRFGGQVADTLAIENFISIKATEGPKLVAQLEEHVKEYDVDVMHNQRAAALSYSNGYEITLENGAVLKAKSLVLATGARWREMNVPGEQEYRGHGVAYCPHCDGPLFKGKSVAVIGGGNSGIEAAIDLANIVHSVTVLEFADTLRADEVLVRKAKSMANITIIKSAQTTEVLGDGKKVTGLMYTDRVSGESKELELAGIFVQIGLIPNTEWLKDSDLELSKFGEILIDAKGATSLPGIYGAGDATNTPFKQIIIAMGSGATASLGAFDYLIRHSDETEQDQSAA, from the coding sequence ATGTTAGATAACAACATAAAAAATCAATTAAAAAGCCATTTTGAATCGCTTACTCAACCTGTTGAGCTGCTTATTGCCTTGGATGACAGCAAAAAATCAGCAGAGGTAGAAAGCTTAGCAAACGATTTAGCCTCACTGAGCGATAAATTCACGGTAACAAACAACCCAGATACAAGCGCGCGTCGTCCGTCAATGGTTGTACATTCACCAATTAAAAACACTCATATTACGTTTGCAGGCGTACCTATGGGGCACGAATTCACCAGTTTAGTGTTAGCGCTTTTACATACAGGCGGACATGCAAGTAAAGCTAAAAGCGAAGACATTGAGCAAATACAATCGCTTACTCAAGAGCTCAACTTTGAAGTATATATAAGTTTAAGTTGCCAAACGTGCCCGCAAGTAGTGCAAGCACTCAATACTATGGCAGCGACAAACAGCAATATTAAGGCGACCATGATTGATGGCGCGTTATTTCAAGGCGAAGTAGAAGAGCGAAATATTTTAGCTGTACCGGCTGTGTATTTAAATGGCGAACCATTTAGCCAAGGTGCGCTAAGCCTTACCGACATACTTAATAAAGTAGATAGCAAAGGGGCACAACGCCAAGCTGAGTCGCTAAGCAAAAAAGATAAATTTGATGTGCTTGTTATTGGTGGCGGGCCTGCGGGGGCATCGGCTGCGATTTACTCAGCACGAAAAGGGTTAAATACAGGCATTGTTGCCGACCGGTTTGGCGGGCAAGTGGCAGATACATTAGCAATAGAAAACTTTATTTCGATTAAGGCGACGGAAGGGCCAAAATTGGTTGCCCAGCTTGAAGAGCACGTTAAAGAATACGATGTAGATGTAATGCATAATCAGCGGGCAGCGGCACTTAGTTATAGCAATGGTTACGAAATTACACTAGAAAATGGCGCAGTACTTAAAGCTAAGTCGCTCGTACTTGCCACCGGCGCACGCTGGCGCGAAATGAACGTACCGGGTGAGCAAGAATATCGCGGCCACGGAGTGGCATATTGTCCACATTGCGATGGCCCTTTATTTAAAGGCAAATCCGTTGCTGTTATTGGCGGTGGTAACTCAGGCATAGAAGCGGCGATAGATTTAGCCAATATTGTGCATAGCGTTACGGTACTTGAATTTGCAGACACATTACGTGCTGATGAAGTACTCGTTCGTAAAGCTAAAAGCATGGCTAACATTACTATTATCAAAAGTGCACAAACAACCGAAGTGCTTGGTGACGGTAAAAAAGTAACAGGCTTAATGTACACAGATAGAGTGTCGGGAGAGAGCAAAGAGCTTGAACTTGCCGGTATATTTGTACAAATAGGCTTAATACCAAATACCGAGTGGTTAAAAGACAGCGACCTTGAGCTAAGCAAATTTGGTGAAATACTGATTGATGCTAAAGGTGCGACTTCGTTACCAGGCATTTATGGAGCGGGGGATGCGACCAATACTCCGTTTAAACAAATTATTATTGCAATGGGCAGTGGCGCAACGGCAAGCTTAGGCGCATTTGATTATTTAATTCGCCACAGCGATGAAACCGAACAAGATCAAAGCGCTGCTTAA
- a CDS encoding hybrid sensor histidine kinase/response regulator, which translates to MNFLRQFHDIVSNQSLSFDEKINQLLAFGLNVFNLDVAIISKVEGKCYTVLHAITPDNSLEIGTQFDLEGTYCVHTLVAGSALAFHNVSQSVIANHPCYANFQLESYIGAPIKIGDDIFGTVNFSSLNQSPIFTDEAYDYIELFAQWLGAEFARAITKEQLIKNSNDLLKLESVANIGTWEVDLTNNKIYWSQQTKRIHQVDEDYNPEMDSAIDFYKEGASRDNINKAVENAVHHGEKWHLELEIITAKKQTIWVSTFGEAQFNGDHCTRLFGTFQDITEAVTLREALKKKKAEAERLLDDRSMLFAKISHELRTPLNGITGMLTTLIDEHSEEKRTEKIRVALRSADILLSIINEVLDFSKINHGELKLEPTNVLLKTTFTDLVSLYTPLFKSSNVELEVTNEISDNCWAYCDNTRLSQITSNLLSNALKFTEYGCVTLHTSVLNNNNKLTLNIEVTDTGRGMTSQFLQSLFSPFTQEVDAKNSKGGTGLGLAIVKELVEYMGGKIKVSSKVNQGTTFSLNIPIELGKEQKVELNPLSKININACELAVLVVDDNDINRLVLDASLNKFNIKPDFAVDGQDAIFKCEQKHYDLIFMDCIMPILDGFEATKQLRSKNICTPDSTYIVALTANTSSQDKLACKQVGMDMFISKPFKMHSLEIAIASAAKRLKFKH; encoded by the coding sequence TTGAATTTTCTTAGGCAATTTCACGACATAGTGTCTAACCAAAGTCTGAGCTTTGACGAAAAAATTAATCAACTTTTAGCATTCGGGCTTAATGTGTTTAACCTTGACGTCGCTATCATTAGTAAAGTTGAGGGTAAATGCTATACCGTGTTACATGCTATTACGCCAGATAACTCGCTAGAAATAGGCACTCAATTTGATCTAGAAGGCACCTACTGCGTACACACTCTTGTTGCGGGCTCCGCACTTGCATTTCATAACGTCTCGCAAAGCGTAATAGCTAATCACCCTTGTTATGCAAATTTTCAACTCGAATCGTATATTGGTGCGCCTATCAAAATAGGTGACGATATTTTTGGCACTGTAAATTTCTCCTCACTTAACCAGTCTCCTATTTTTACAGATGAAGCCTACGATTACATAGAGCTATTTGCACAATGGTTAGGCGCAGAGTTCGCACGCGCTATAACCAAAGAACAGTTAATAAAAAACAGTAACGATTTGCTAAAATTAGAAAGCGTAGCAAATATAGGCACTTGGGAAGTTGATCTCACTAATAATAAAATTTATTGGAGTCAGCAAACTAAACGAATTCATCAAGTTGATGAAGACTATAACCCTGAAATGGACTCTGCTATCGATTTTTATAAAGAAGGTGCAAGCAGAGATAATATAAATAAGGCCGTAGAAAATGCTGTTCACCATGGTGAAAAGTGGCATTTAGAACTTGAAATTATAACAGCAAAAAAACAAACAATTTGGGTGTCTACCTTCGGAGAAGCACAATTTAATGGTGATCACTGCACGCGGTTATTTGGTACATTTCAAGACATCACTGAAGCGGTAACACTAAGAGAAGCGCTTAAAAAGAAAAAAGCCGAAGCGGAGCGCTTGCTAGATGATAGAAGCATGCTTTTTGCAAAAATAAGCCACGAACTCAGAACACCGCTGAATGGTATTACTGGCATGCTCACTACATTGATAGATGAGCACAGCGAAGAAAAAAGAACAGAAAAAATAAGAGTAGCGCTACGTAGCGCCGATATACTTTTGAGTATAATCAACGAAGTCCTCGATTTTTCTAAAATAAATCATGGTGAATTAAAGCTAGAACCCACTAACGTTTTACTAAAAACAACCTTTACTGATCTGGTGTCTTTGTATACGCCTTTATTTAAAAGCAGTAATGTAGAGCTAGAAGTAACAAATGAAATTTCTGATAACTGCTGGGCATATTGCGACAACACACGACTAAGCCAAATTACCTCTAACTTATTAAGTAATGCGTTAAAATTTACTGAGTACGGTTGTGTAACACTGCATACATCAGTTCTTAATAACAATAATAAACTAACGTTAAACATTGAAGTAACTGATACAGGAAGAGGCATGACTAGCCAATTTCTTCAGTCTTTGTTCTCCCCTTTTACTCAAGAAGTTGATGCTAAAAATAGTAAAGGTGGCACAGGGCTTGGCCTCGCAATAGTTAAAGAACTTGTTGAGTACATGGGCGGGAAAATTAAGGTCAGTAGTAAAGTGAATCAAGGAACTACTTTTTCGCTAAATATACCCATAGAACTAGGTAAAGAGCAAAAAGTAGAGCTAAATCCACTATCAAAAATAAATATTAACGCGTGTGAGCTTGCTGTTTTAGTGGTTGATGACAACGACATAAACAGACTCGTTCTTGATGCCTCACTAAATAAATTTAATATAAAACCAGACTTTGCAGTAGATGGGCAAGACGCCATATTTAAATGCGAGCAAAAGCATTACGACCTTATTTTTATGGATTGTATTATGCCTATACTTGATGGCTTTGAGGCAACAAAACAACTGCGTTCAAAAAATATCTGTACGCCCGATTCAACCTATATTGTTGCTCTTACGGCCAATACTTCATCGCAAGATAAATTGGCATGTAAGCAAGTGGGTATGGATATGTTTATCTCAAAACCATTTAAAATGCACTCACTAGAAATTGCTATTGCCTCGGCCGCTAAGCGGCTGAAATTCAAACATTAA
- a CDS encoding undecaprenyl-diphosphate phosphatase codes for MDIINAIILGIIEGITEFLPISSTGHLIVASKWLGIEPTDANLAFEVIIQLAAILAVLANYKDKFSPKHFNLWVKVAIAFIPLGIIGFIFSDVIKTLFSVPIVGVMFIVGGVIFLLLERNYKEAHCATTDLTQVTYKQALWIGVAQVFALIPGTSRAGSSIVGAMLCGLNRKASAEFSFLLGLPVLAAASGYDLLKHYQLFSLDDLTALAVGFLTSFIVAYFTIKLFIRFLENFTFVSFGLYRIVFGVILLTNLNSG; via the coding sequence GTGGATATAATTAACGCGATTATTTTAGGTATTATTGAAGGTATAACAGAATTTTTACCCATATCATCAACTGGACACTTAATTGTAGCGTCAAAGTGGCTAGGCATTGAACCAACAGACGCAAACCTCGCCTTCGAAGTAATTATCCAGCTTGCCGCCATTTTAGCGGTACTAGCCAACTATAAAGACAAGTTCAGCCCTAAACATTTCAATTTATGGGTGAAAGTTGCCATTGCATTTATTCCTCTGGGGATTATTGGTTTTATATTTAGTGATGTAATAAAAACACTGTTTAGCGTACCAATAGTAGGGGTTATGTTTATTGTAGGCGGTGTGATTTTTTTACTATTAGAGCGCAATTATAAAGAGGCCCACTGCGCAACTACAGATTTAACCCAAGTTACTTATAAACAAGCTCTTTGGATTGGCGTAGCACAAGTATTTGCGTTAATTCCGGGGACTAGTCGTGCAGGAAGTTCTATTGTTGGTGCCATGTTGTGTGGTTTAAACCGAAAAGCCAGCGCTGAATTTTCATTTTTACTTGGTTTACCTGTACTTGCAGCAGCCTCAGGGTACGACTTACTTAAACATTACCAACTATTTAGCTTAGATGACCTAACTGCTCTTGCTGTCGGTTTTTTAACGTCTTTTATAGTCGCCTATTTTACTATTAAACTATTCATACGCTTTCTAGAAAATTTCACTTTTGTTAGTTTTGGTCTTTACCGAATCGTATTTGGTGTTATTTTATTAACTAACCTGAATTCTGGTTAA
- a CDS encoding PepSY-associated TM helix domain-containing protein — translation MKSITLKKLFLLHSWVGIITAVLLFIIAFSGALAVLSRPELKIWANPELQSSQHVASVQVNRLVNEYHKKVPNEFGENIHVFMPSGHNFYLLTLVFESHHGDENYSEEVARVFQFHPDTLALVNTYYGPSKDFYANKKTDAPSYIGEFHADLHLGRPIGLILTGFLGLTLLVSAITGLFIHRKLIKELFTFRRDKGLNIAISDGHKVMGIWGSVFNIVIGFSGAFLGLATVILLPAAAFVSFGGDQNKLIETFTAIPETVISHTKQPTQLDTILENARSRYPKAVIIDATIMANNDANAQVYLRLLGGEAVASQLLHYRGNGEFVKSMSSFGDISGISIKVIELVFPMHFGNFAGIFIKLLWVLLGFCTALLPVSGMMMWLAKRTRGSNASLSEVAYARWNRFIIGSCGGLVLASFVLLPLQVILNHNVIGAAQNSYFGPVFFNTWLGWLLIGLLPVDYKTYFKQTLLLCGLALSAVLPLNILLSHSNIINLNSGLVAIVDASFMFVGAMCIGYALKIKASTNTYIEAKTA, via the coding sequence ATGAAGTCGATTACTTTAAAAAAGCTATTTTTATTACATAGCTGGGTTGGGATAATAACCGCCGTATTATTATTTATTATTGCGTTTAGTGGTGCGTTGGCTGTGCTTTCTCGCCCAGAGTTAAAAATATGGGCAAACCCTGAATTACAATCTAGTCAACACGTTGCGAGTGTTCAAGTAAATCGCTTAGTCAATGAGTACCACAAAAAAGTGCCCAATGAATTCGGGGAAAATATCCATGTATTTATGCCAAGTGGCCATAATTTCTATCTGTTAACCCTTGTATTTGAATCGCACCACGGAGATGAGAATTACAGCGAGGAAGTTGCCAGAGTATTTCAGTTTCATCCCGATACACTTGCTTTGGTGAATACTTACTACGGCCCTAGCAAAGATTTTTATGCAAATAAAAAAACTGATGCCCCGAGCTATATTGGTGAGTTTCATGCTGATTTACATTTAGGTCGTCCTATTGGGTTAATTCTCACTGGCTTTTTAGGGTTAACGTTATTAGTGAGTGCGATAACAGGCTTATTTATTCATCGCAAATTGATAAAAGAGTTATTTACTTTCAGACGCGACAAAGGACTCAATATTGCGATTAGTGATGGCCATAAAGTAATGGGCATTTGGGGAAGTGTATTTAATATTGTGATTGGTTTTTCAGGGGCTTTTTTGGGACTGGCAACAGTTATTTTATTGCCCGCCGCCGCTTTTGTGAGTTTTGGTGGCGATCAAAATAAGCTGATAGAAACTTTTACAGCCATACCAGAAACAGTAATAAGCCATACTAAACAGCCGACACAGCTAGACACCATACTAGAAAATGCACGTAGCCGTTATCCAAAAGCCGTGATTATAGATGCAACAATAATGGCTAACAATGACGCTAACGCGCAGGTGTATTTACGTTTACTTGGTGGAGAAGCGGTGGCTTCTCAGTTACTGCACTATCGTGGAAATGGCGAATTTGTAAAATCGATGAGTAGTTTTGGTGATATATCAGGGATATCAATAAAAGTAATAGAACTTGTATTTCCAATGCACTTTGGTAATTTTGCAGGCATTTTTATCAAACTACTATGGGTGTTACTTGGTTTTTGTACTGCACTTTTACCAGTGTCTGGGATGATGATGTGGCTAGCAAAACGTACGCGAGGGAGTAATGCTAGTTTATCTGAGGTTGCTTACGCGCGTTGGAACCGCTTTATTATAGGAAGTTGCGGTGGTTTAGTGTTAGCAAGCTTTGTGCTTCTCCCGCTGCAGGTAATACTTAATCACAATGTTATTGGTGCTGCGCAAAATAGCTATTTTGGACCTGTATTCTTTAATACTTGGTTAGGTTGGCTATTAATAGGGTTATTGCCTGTAGATTATAAAACCTATTTTAAACAGACACTTTTACTCTGCGGGTTAGCATTGAGTGCTGTGCTGCCATTAAATATTTTATTGAGTCACAGTAATATTATTAATTTAAACAGTGGCTTAGTTGCTATTGTTGATGCTAGCTTTATGTTTGTGGGGGCCATGTGTATTGGCTACGCGTTGAAAATAAAAGCTTCTACAAATACATACATAGAGGCAAAAACTGCATGA
- a CDS encoding diguanylate cyclase domain-containing protein: protein MDLHSTQEIWSTLKYLPFAVLLHDTQSQTFQANTQTQTLFDLNTNSQLTENDFNHLTLINPLSKIIFSIKSLFNDYLLPHTSNQILIEKQGNTFLLNVRLAHFNESLSMLVFELVKNNVNEEYNFDKVISSISTDLIDIQIDDIDKHIDYALKAIGTVANADRSYLFRFNKNNTKMSNTHEWVNEGILPFKDTLQDVPKSALPYFFSLMNDTYLFRVNDTSTLPKAALSEQIEFEQQEIKSVLCIGLRYEKELVGFIGCDSVKELREWTDLDLIRLKLVGEILTNAFKNIDYRKKLELAQRQLITANKKLNELANTDGLTNIANRRSFDRALKNEIRRCVRNQHPIALIICDIDFFKHYNDNYGHQQGDEALKIVASTLNKLCNRQGDLAARYGGEEFVIILPATDAKQCKAFTALIQKEIETLNIEHHYSNIAKRLTVSMGFYALIPNTKTLPEDLISNADSALYNAKKTGRNKASEFISE from the coding sequence GTGGATTTGCATTCAACACAAGAAATATGGAGTACATTAAAGTATCTTCCATTTGCTGTTTTACTTCATGATACGCAATCGCAAACCTTCCAGGCGAACACACAAACACAAACATTATTTGATTTAAATACAAATTCTCAATTAACTGAAAATGATTTTAATCATCTCACTTTAATAAACCCTCTCAGCAAAATAATTTTCTCTATAAAATCACTGTTTAATGATTACTTACTGCCGCATACAAGTAACCAAATACTTATTGAAAAACAAGGTAATACGTTTTTACTAAATGTAAGGCTTGCACACTTTAATGAGTCGCTTTCAATGCTCGTATTTGAGCTAGTTAAAAATAACGTAAATGAAGAGTATAATTTTGATAAAGTGATATCTAGCATATCAACCGATTTAATTGATATACAAATTGACGATATCGATAAGCATATTGACTATGCCCTGAAAGCCATTGGTACTGTTGCAAATGCAGATAGAAGCTACTTGTTTAGATTCAATAAAAACAATACAAAAATGAGCAATACGCATGAATGGGTGAATGAAGGCATTTTACCTTTCAAAGATACATTACAAGATGTTCCTAAAAGTGCACTGCCGTATTTTTTCAGCTTAATGAATGACACCTATTTATTCAGAGTAAATGATACATCGACCCTTCCTAAAGCAGCACTCAGTGAACAAATCGAATTTGAACAACAAGAAATAAAATCTGTATTGTGCATTGGTCTTCGTTATGAAAAAGAACTTGTTGGGTTTATCGGCTGCGATAGCGTAAAAGAACTACGGGAGTGGACCGATTTAGATTTAATAAGGTTAAAGCTTGTAGGTGAAATACTGACTAACGCATTTAAAAATATAGACTACAGAAAAAAGCTAGAATTAGCTCAGCGACAACTCATTACGGCCAATAAAAAGCTAAATGAATTAGCAAATACTGATGGGTTAACAAATATAGCCAATCGACGCAGTTTTGACCGCGCACTTAAAAATGAAATCAGGCGCTGTGTGCGCAATCAGCATCCCATAGCACTAATCATATGCGACATTGATTTTTTTAAACATTACAACGACAACTACGGACACCAACAAGGTGACGAGGCTTTAAAAATAGTTGCAAGCACACTTAATAAGTTATGTAATCGTCAAGGCGATTTAGCTGCGCGTTACGGTGGTGAAGAGTTTGTTATTATTTTACCCGCCACTGATGCAAAACAGTGCAAAGCGTTTACTGCGCTTATTCAAAAAGAAATTGAGACCTTAAATATTGAGCATCACTATTCAAATATTGCTAAGCGCCTTACTGTTAGCATGGGGTTTTATGCTTTAATTCCCAATACAAAAACACTTCCAGAAGATCTTATTAGTAATGCAGATTCCGCCCTATATAACGCAAAGAAAACAGGGCGAAATAAAGCATCCGAATTTATATCCGAATAG
- a CDS encoding cation diffusion facilitator family transporter: MTEITTHEASRRRLLIALAITCSFMVIQVIGAYYANSLAVLADAGHLFVHNSSLFIALIASSLAIHFAKTYNDGHQRAELFGGLINGVLYLAISLVILYEGGERFIHHHEGNELAINSFLMSSIAGIGFLFHGAAAWVLYKGRKASINIYAVFLHSFFDLISTVSTFIAGVLIYFTGWDIIDILSSMLIAFFVLFTGIKVIVRCIQGLRLNKEKLPKVVDIEYEITHIEHVHSVHNVTVTRKDKEAVVGAHVVLKQHCTIEKHDEVCRLKVEQLLSLKFNVKSSVLQIESHAEHQHG; this comes from the coding sequence ATGACAGAGATCACTACACACGAAGCTTCCCGCCGCCGGTTATTAATTGCATTAGCAATTACATGCTCATTCATGGTCATTCAAGTTATTGGCGCATATTATGCAAATTCACTTGCAGTACTTGCAGATGCAGGGCATCTATTTGTCCATAATAGCTCGCTATTTATTGCGTTAATAGCCTCAAGTCTTGCTATTCACTTTGCTAAAACTTATAACGATGGCCATCAGCGAGCAGAATTATTTGGTGGGCTTATTAATGGCGTTTTATATTTAGCCATTAGCTTAGTTATCTTATATGAAGGAGGGGAGCGTTTTATTCATCATCATGAGGGCAATGAGCTTGCCATCAATAGCTTTTTGATGTCGTCTATTGCGGGTATTGGCTTTTTGTTTCACGGCGCGGCAGCGTGGGTTTTGTACAAAGGTCGTAAAGCCAGCATTAATATTTACGCTGTATTTTTGCATTCGTTTTTTGATTTAATTTCAACCGTATCGACTTTTATTGCTGGCGTGCTTATCTATTTTACTGGTTGGGATATTATTGATATTTTATCGAGTATGCTTATTGCATTCTTTGTTTTATTTACAGGCATTAAGGTCATTGTTCGTTGTATTCAAGGGTTACGTTTAAATAAAGAAAAACTTCCAAAAGTTGTTGATATTGAATACGAAATAACTCATATAGAACATGTGCATAGCGTACACAACGTAACCGTTACCCGTAAAGATAAAGAGGCCGTAGTGGGAGCCCATGTAGTACTTAAACAGCACTGTACTATCGAAAAGCATGATGAGGTCTGTCGTTTAAAAGTAGAACAACTATTGTCATTAAAATTTAATGTTAAAAGCAGCGTATTGCAAATAGAAAGTCATGCCGAGCATCAACACGGTTAG